The Candidatus Firestonebacteria bacterium RIFOXYD2_FULL_39_29 genomic interval TGCATTTATAAAACCTCCCTTATAAAAGATTCTCCGCCTGAGGCCCGTCTAAAGGCGAGGTCTCGCAACAAACATGGTTGCGGACGAGATCTCACCACAGGGGGACACTGATACAAGCTTGCAATTAATTTCACTTTACAACAGGTTGTTCTGCCTGGCCTTCAGGTTTCACTCCAACAACATAGGCCTTCCCTATTTCGACTTTTGTATTTTCGTCAATTCTTACTACGACTTTTGCTTCAGCATCAGAAATCCCGACAATAATTCCATATATGCCGCCGGCGGTAAGAACTTTATCTCCCTTTTTTAAAGCTTTTAACATCTCCTGATGCTTTTTTTGTTCCTTACTCTGAGGACGAAGAACCACAAAATACATTATCACAAACACTACCCCAAGCATTATTATCGGGAAGAACGTACTTCCTGCCGATGCTTCCGTTGAAGCCGTAGCTCCTGCCT includes:
- a CDS encoding preprotein translocase subunit YajC, whose product is MVLTLGGNPQAGATASTEASAGSTFFPIIMLGVVFVIMYFVVLRPQSKEQKKHQEMLKALKKGDKVLTAGGIYGIIVGISDAEAKVVVRIDENTKVEIGKAYVVGVKPEGQAEQPVVK